The following coding sequences lie in one Silurus meridionalis isolate SWU-2019-XX chromosome 19, ASM1480568v1, whole genome shotgun sequence genomic window:
- the prxl2b gene encoding prostamide/prostaglandin F synthase: protein MSSVNLDKIRSNSVKSSVSGENVELGSLWRDQTAVIFFLRRFGCQICRWAAVEVSKLEGSLRANDVALVGIGPEETGLKEFMDGGFFKGDIYIDETKQCYKELGFKRYNAFNLLPAALGKQVREIASKASNEGIQGNFSGDLLQSGGMLIVAKGGEKVLLHFIQETPGDLVPLIDITKALGISASVQAGEKPQCNEDVCTK, encoded by the exons ATGTCGTCTGTCAACTTGGACAAGATCAGGAGCAACTCTGTGAAGAGCTCAGTGTCTGGGGAG AACGTGGAGCTTGGCTCACTGTGGAGAGATCAGACAGCGGTGATATTTTTCCTGCGACGCTTCGGCTGTCAGATCTGCCGCTGGGCCGCGGTGGAGGTCAGCAAGCTGGAGGGATCTCTGAGAGCGAACGACGTGGCCCTCGTCGGAATCGGACCCGAGGAGACGGGACTCAAAGAGTTTATGGATGGCGGATTTTTTAAAGGAG atATTTACATTGACGAAACAAAGCAGTGCTACAAGGAGCTTGGATTTAAAAG ATATAACGCGTTTAACCTGCTACCTGCTGCTTTGGGAAAGCAAGTAAGAGAAATCGCATCGAAG GCAAGTAATGAAGGAATTCAGGGCAACTTCAGTGGAGATCTTCTGCAGAGCGGCGGCATGCTGATTGTAGCCAAAG GTGGTGAGAAGGTCCTGTTGCACTTTATTCAAGAAACACCAGGAGATCTGGTGCCTCTAATAGACATCACCAAAGCCCTGGGCATCAGTGCCAGTGTGCAGGCCGGAGAGAAACCTCAG tgCAATGAAGACGTCTGTACAAAATGA
- the mmel1 gene encoding membrane metallo-endopeptidase-like 1 yields MGKSESQMDIMEKTTKPKKHRWTVVEIGLAVIVLLMSCALVGLAVLYAGTQSTHYSYTNGSSKGLEYSRNPEYTMCTTPECVTAAARLLENMDLTVDPCENFYQYACGGWLQKHVIPETSSLQSVFNILRDELEIKLKGVLQTESENDREAFRKAKVLYRSCMNESVIEQRDSKPLLKLIDSIGDWPVASEDWNNTAEESWSLENMLASLNSQYNKKVLLEMFVWPDDRDSSRHIIHIDQPSLGMPSRDYYLNDGNYKKVREAYLQFMVSMAKIVREDRNLTQDDERVWEDMMQVMALERDIANATSPAEERNDITVLYNKMSLQDIQETFNLNVSFGLKPAERADRGVTMSFSQGFNWTHYIQGIMASVSITVRPDEPVVVYCSPYLEKLDSVLSRYNRRTVQNYMVWMLVMERVSSLSRRIKDVRAHYRKALHGTTVEEARWRDCVRYVQNNMESAVGALYVRETFAGESKRMVRELIKKIQDSFVETLEELKWMDVQSKEKAMAISEQIGYPDYILEKNNEKLDQEYIHLKFSEESYFENVLENLQTTAQKAHKKLREPVDPELWIIGAAVVNAFYSHNRNQIVFPAGILQPPFFSEKQLQALNFGGIGMVIGHEITHGFDDHGRNFDKDGNMFNWWSNFSTEQFEEQSKCMIQQYGKYSWKLAGGQNVSGITTLGENIADNGGVRQAYKAYMKWVEREGEESRLPGLLLDPKQLFFLNFAQVWCGACRPEYAIQSIKTDPHSPLEYRVLGSLQNFDAFSEAFQCQRGSSMNPEEKCRVW; encoded by the exons ATGGGAAAATCCGAGAGCCAAATGGACATCATGGAGAAAACAACCAAGCCGAAGAAGCATCGCTGGACTGTAGTGGAGATCGGACTGGCCGTTATAGTACTGCTGATGAGCTGTGCTTTGGTGGGACTGGCCGTCCTTTACGCCGGCACTCAGAG CACTC atTATTCGTATACTAATGGCTCATCAAAAG GTCTGGAGTATTCCAGGAACCCCGAGTACACCATGTGCACCACCCCAGAGTGTGTGACTGCAG CGGCAAGGTTACTGGAGAACATGGACCTGACTGTGGACCCGTGCGAGAACTTCTACCAGTACGCGTGTGGAGGCTGGCTGCAGAAGCACGTGATCCCAGAGACGAGCTCGCTCCAGAGCGTCTTCAACATCCTGAGGGACGAGCTGGAAATAAAACTCAAGG GGGTTCTGCAGACAGAAAGCGAAAATGACCGGGAAGCTTTCAGGAAAGCCAAAGTGCTCTACAGATCGTGTATGAACGAGA GTGTGATTGAGCAGCGTGACTCGAAGCCCCTCCTCAAGCTTATTGACAGTATCGGTGACTGGCCTGTAGCCTCGGAGGACTGGAACAACACAGCAG AGGAGTCCTGGAGTCTGGAGAACATGCTGGCGTCCCTGAACTCTCAATACAACAAGAAGGTTTTGCTGGAGATGTTCGTCTGGCCCGATGATCGAGACTCGAGCCGCCACATCATTCAC ATTGACCAGCCGTCACTAGGAATGCCCTCGAGAGATTATTACCTTAACGACGGAAACtacaaaaag GTGCGCGAGGCTTACCTGCAGTTCATGGTTTCCATGGCGAAAATAGTACGGGAGGACAGGAACCTCACGCAGGACGACGAGCGCGTGTGGGAGGACATGATGCAAGTGATGGCGCTGGAGAGAGACATCGCCAAT GCAACGTCTCCGGCAGAGGAACGCAATGACATCACTGTGCTCTACAACAAAATGAGTCTGCAGGACATACAGGAGACCTTCAACCTCAACGTGAGTTTCGGACTTAAACCTGCTGAGAGAGCAGACAGAGGTGTAACAATGTCTTTCTCTCAGGGCTTCAACTGGACCCATTATATCCAGGGCATCATGGCAAGCGTTTCCATCACGGTGCGGCCTGACGAACCTGTCGTGGTCTACTGCTCACCCTACCTCGAGAAGCTCGACTCTGTGCTTTCTAGATACAACCGCAG GACTGTGCAGAATTACATGGTCTGGATGCTGGTCATGGAGCGAGTGAGCAGTCTGAGTCGACGCATAAAAGACGTCCGAGCTCACTACAGAAAG GCTTTACATGGCACCACGGTGGAGGAGGCACGCTGGCGTGACTGTGTGCGCTACGTCCAGAACAACATGGAGAGCGCAGTAGGGGCTCTGTACGTACGCGAGACCTTCGCTGGAGAAAGCAAGCGCATG GTTCGTGAATTGATCAAAAAGATTCAGGATTCCTTCGTGGAAACATTAGAAGAGCTGAAATGGATGGACGTTCAATCTAAAGAGAAG GCGATGGCTATCTCGGAACAAATCGGCTATCCGGATTATATCCTGGAAAAGAACAACGAGAAGCTGGATCAGGAATACATCCAC CTGAAGTTTAGTGAAGAGAGCTACTTTGAGAACGTTCTGGAAAACCTTCAAACAACCGCTCAGAAAGCTCACAAGAAGCTACGGGAACCTGTGGATCCAGAACT ATGGATCATTGGTGCGGCAGTGGTCAATGCTTTTTACTCTCACAACAGAAATCAGATCG tGTTTCCTGCTGGAATTTTGCAGCCTCCATTCTTCAGTGAGAAGCAGCTTCAGGCTTTGAACTTTGGAGGGATCGGAATGGTTATAGGACATGAAATCACTCACGGCTTCGACGACCACG GTCGGAACTTCGACAAAGACGGGAACATGTTCAACTGGTGGAGCAACTTCTCCACGGAGCAGTTTGAGGAACAGTCCAAATGCATGATACAGCAGTATGGGAAATACAGCTGGAAGCTCGCAGGAGGTCAAAAT GTGAGTGGCATCACCACTTTGGGAGAGAACATTGCGGATAACGGAGGAGTTCGGCAAGCGTACAAGGCGTACATGAAGTGGGTGgagagagaaggtgaggagtCTCGTCTTCCTGGTTTGCTTCTGGATCCGAAGCAGCTCTTCTTCCTCAACTTTGCCCAG GTCTGGTGCGGAGCCTGTCGCCCGGAATATGCCATCCAGTCCATCAAGACCGACCCCCACAGTCCTCTGGAGTACAG GGTTTTGGGCTCCCTGCAGAATTTTGATGCTTTTTCCGAGGCATTCCAGTGCCAGAGAGGTTCTTCTATGAACCCAGAGGAGAAATGCAGAGTCTGGTAG